A genome region from Penaeus vannamei isolate JL-2024 chromosome 20, ASM4276789v1, whole genome shotgun sequence includes the following:
- the LOC113827377 gene encoding uncharacterized protein isoform X5 (The sequence of the model RefSeq protein was modified relative to this genomic sequence to represent the inferred CDS: added 569 bases not found in genome assembly), with translation MMQRMDIPEGAVVQPHKKKPEDPPFLTVGTEVSAKYKGAFCEAKVHKVVKSVKVKVTFKLGLGSAVVPDDLVKGVLKIGAQVKASHPDKNQFVDAIVNKIQDCSQYTVVFDDGDITTLRRTSLCLKSGRHFAESETLDQLPLTHPEHFGTPVVGGRRGRRSRPHADGEDSGEEDDDVHKRHRSRREEWESDIGKVVCVELGDKKKQKDNWFPGLVVAPTAQDSVKIETKKDYLVRSFQDGRYYTVPKKEASPFSREVGSKVSQSALKTAVEKALLFMTNDELPPHWDRDLLFGTNVSDDDSDRDGSDSDVSVSSDDEPREEKDHFVAQLYKFMEECGTPINSGPTVGNKDLDLYKLFKVVQKLGGFNRVMNQNQWKVVSNKMQLQSLGSQAPNHIKAAYKRYLQSFEDFYRKLGCTMVSNPRGSRTRHRSGRSLIRDCDRTPRASKKKDNDSCDSTEDENEKKEEEEEGKKGEKRKGEKDEVKKESEKKEPEKKENDKKDNEKKKEESKSSRNVKQESKSQNSPERESTGTKERSREAAGSRERSREPAMTRERSREPVVMRERSREPTAGKDKSRDSSSTSKERSRTDTSGKDQAGGEVVVKERAREPRTPRSEAKNRAAKGEAAEVKTRSSAKEERQEATPEVKTRSSTREERKEEKKEKEVKEESDSEEEEIEMAQTRSSRHREESREKDESTKKTATPTRKTKNERAAMAVICVKAEDDTEGDDETASSSSTTPTPVSSTHSGASVAASPASEKKANKSKSKGQKAVAVSAAAPITAEDSPGAKKRGRKKKNEGEVETPMGKALLPAHVPVNVGDKLRVLYGPNAKESKVTYEAKVLEVEEEGNAPMYYVHYLGWNNRYDEWIRRPCIAENLTWSQNRVRKGRAAATKELKEKKEKEKEVKDTKDTKEAKKEEKEQVSTASSPKTSATKRGRPPGGMRERRESDRSERSDTSGTSSVSGPSTRAARERQVQQPDSPSPSEQRRPRRIGGGIGGGGSTLDTTESDSEEYESDADTGSEKSRTRSSTEKAPATASVSAVSTPVSEPSATVSTVSEKTVKETPAKVQVIEVKEEKVEQEPCGKDIDLNAIISEMKGLDKPIKKEEDRVVVKDTAPRILSPVMQTSFTTPEKKTPELQAKKVLEITPKKAIPESPGKNITQDPMKLLSPKPESLEDDVYEFKEPEPFDFGEIRARKDTRTKASMGALASDEAEADTKVKKKGRPRKDAKEGEGDKTESDSDTAPSPQKRIMLPREARESPVKWPISDVKEVAPQPEVSTTPEKKEAVAVTTIISPVRKVLIKRETPVKSEQATIQPTEVKVSKQESPKCPSPKQNQQEIPAPSLPMKEPVRINVTQIKAKPVNASDRGIAIPKPSGPTSHLLAQAVMPVIESKALAKPVPKPTFDAKVDKPPPVKSEDKVEAKVIPFSQRQQHIFPHLLNRPETSDKAKDVPQRITASAIQSPPRDSTPVLESTSLSQSGSDVERIKRESSVEETIEAVIKRARQDKPESKEDDDKSEGKASPDKKRRTSGRGKKVLSREFLPDTSEESDSDGRLSRPETERRTRRPRLVVDGEHAMIKRAQRLVSDTEKKSGRRREAEACDDDDDEGDDEGDDEEEDEDDEEEDEDEETEKGIIPPPGSLSKVKLSRRLDAEDQKEGEEAEVEGIRHIRKKPRASASATPKRYEEEGLGDLLCEETIPPGSPMTHDAITAEAELPQRPDMKHEMPFASVPTGSSFGKRGPVQPGGPQPPSNPTQPHVAQSQPSPQHQQMHQLPKQPQPQLPPQQKHQILVPQQKIQLPKTVQQQQQQQQQQQQQQQQQQQQQQQQQQKHEQLHHKQQQPQQQQQQQQQQQPKQQQQQQQPKQQQQQQPQQQPQQPSPSQPHPHHQPHLHAHHHHPSQSQLQSQSQPQAQPQALALPLPQLHQQQQQQQQQQQLHHHQPQQQHKPQQPKQQQLHPQQRTLQQQQLPLQQQQPPQQSPQLQQLQQVPQQSPPPQHHQPQLPHQSPKQQQQMPQVPQQQQLQQSPQQSPTQPPSQPLPPAQQLQISHQVQPHQQQPKQVQHQQQLQQSRPLQHQKSQSQTLVQPSNQPSQQQQQPEHGFQVSQAGQHLNQQKIQHPQHQKQQLYPATQSDHQQVQHQQQQQAYQRSHLQQQQHSQQHQQLSQDQHQHPPPTQPHQITPRLGPGISSAVISPNLAVVAAVAAAASPRNCGAAAGGSTASPSGGTGATSALPGAGAAAGAQAHSSAQATIDNTPPTTPESIISNISDSVKGDNEVSKLDESSKSGRDSSEVELESLADNSKMDQFSEDSNTMDSTLGSEPRRRGRLVTPVKRPHESHTGHLPQVSLADGEGSETEEGHSAAAVPKKRRRGPRARASNDPDEEDSSSKKLNSQGNYSGRRRNRHPSARGAPVDDDNEASGLSTLSIACSAVRRSRYNFCQELDPDLDASKRIAVLQARIQELKRTYMQVKTELASVERRRKKLRRKEREKETKAEPT, from the exons ATGATGCAG AGGATGGATATTCCTGAAGGAGCAGTTGTACAGCCACATAAAAAGAAG CCTGAGGACCCCCCTTTCCTGACCGTTGGTACTGAGGTGTCAGCCAAGTACAAGGGTGCTTTCTGTGAGGCAAAGGTCCACAAGGTTGTCAAATCAGTCAAGGTTAAA GTAACCTTTAAACTAGGCTTAGGCTCAGCTGTTGTACCTGATGACTTGGTTAAAGGTGTTTTGAAAATTGGAGCCCAAGTCAAAGCGAGCCATCCAGATAAAAATCAGTTTGTAGATGCCATTGTGAACAAAATTCAAGACTGCAGTCAGTATACAGTCG TCTTTGATGATGGTGACATAACAACACTCCGCCGAACATCCCTGTGCCTGAAGAGTGGAAGGCACTTTGCTGAGAGTGAGACCCTAGACCAGCTGCCTCTCACACACCCAGAGCACTTTGGCACCCCTGTGGTTGGAGGAAGGCGAGGGCGCAGGTCTAGACCACATGC AGATGGTGAAGATtctggagaagaagatgatgatgtccACAAGAGGCATCGCTCGAGACGTGAGGAGTGGGAGTCAGATATCGGCAAAGTTGTTTGTGTGGAGCTCGGGGACAAGAAAAAGCAGAAGGACAACTGGTTCCCAGGGCTTGTGGTTGCTCCAACAGCCCAAGACTCTGTCAAGATTGAGACCAAAAAGGACTACCTGGTCAGGTCATTTCAGGATGGAAGATA TTACACGGTACCAAAGAAAGAAGCTTCGCCTTTTAGCCGTGAGGTTGGGAGCAAGGTTTCTCAGAGTGCTCTCAAGACGGCCGTAGAAAAGGCCCTGCTCTTCATGACAAACGATGAGCTGCCGCCCCATTGGGACCGTGACCTTCTCTTTGGCACAAACGTTTCTGACGATGATTCAGATAGGGACGGGTCGGACTCTGACGTAAGTGTC AGTTCTGATGACGAgccaagagaggagaaggatcaCTTCGTTGCACAGCTGTACAAGTTCATGGAGGAGTGTGGAACCCCAATCAATAGTGGACCAACTGTAGGGAACAAGGACTTGGACTTGTACAAGCTTTTTAAG GTGGTTCAGAAATTGGGAGGCTTTAATCGTGTGATGAATCAGAACCAATGGAAAGTTGTGTCCAATAAAATGCAGCTTCAGTCTCTGGGCTCTCAGGCTCCCAACCACATAAAAGCCGCATATAAGAG ATATCTCCAAAGTTTTGAGGACTTTTACCGAAAGTTGGGATGCACAATGGTGAGCAACCCACGTGGTTCAAGGACAAGGCACCGCTCGGGTAGAAGCTTGATCAGGGACTGTGACCGAACACCCAGGGCTTccaagaagaaagataatgacaGCTGTGATTCAAcagaagatgagaatgagaaaaaggaggaagaggaggagggcaagaaaggagagaaaagaaaaggggagaaagatgaggtCAAGAAAGAGTCTGAGAAGAAGGAgccagaaaagaaggaaaatgataaaaaagacaatgaaaaaaagaaggaagagtcaAAAAGTTCCAG AAATGTAAAGCAAGAGAGCAAATCTCAGAACTCCCCTGAGAGAGAGTCAACAGGAACCAAAGAGAGATCACGAGAAGCTGCAGGGAGCCGGGAGAGGTCACGGGAGCCAGCTATGACAAGGGAGCGATCAAGGGAGCCTGTGGTGATGCGGGAAAGGTCTCGTGAACCAACTGCAGGGAAGGACAAGTCACGGGATTCATCATCAACTAGCAAAGAGCGGAGTCGCACAGACACTAGTGGGAAGGACCAGGCAGGCGGTGAAGTAGTGGTGAAAGAACGTGCGAGGGAGCCACGTACACCCCGCTCAGAGGCTAAGAACCGTGCAGCCAAGGGGGAGGCTGCAGAGGTAAAGACCCGTTCCAGTGCTAAGGAGGAAAGGCAAGAAGCTACCCCAGAGGTCAAGACACGTTCCAGCactagagaggagaggaaggaggagaaaaaggagaaggaagtcaAAGAGGAGAGtgacagcgaagaagaagagattgaaatg GCTCAAACAAGATCCTCCAGGCATCGTGAGGAGAGCCGTGAGAAGGATGAATCAACCAAAAAGACAGCCACGCCAACACGTAAAACCAAGAACGAGAGAGCAGCCATGGCTGTCATCTGTGTGAAGGCTGAGGATGACACAGAGGGTGATGATGAAACAGCTTCTTCATCCTCAACTACGCCAACCCCAGTTAGTTCAACACACTCGGGGGCCTCTGTAGCAGCAAGCCCTGCCAGCgagaaaaaagcaaacaaaagcaaGAGCAAAGGCCAGAAGGCAGTGGCAGTTTCAGCAGCAGCACCAATCACAGCTGAAGACTCTCCTGGGGCCAAGAAAAGAGGGcgcaagaagaagaatgagggagaagtggagacaCCGAT GGGCAAGGCCCTTCTCCCAGCTCATGTCCCCGTCAATGTTGGAGACAAGTTGCGTGTGCTATATGGACCCAATGCCAAAGAATCAAAAGTGACCTATGAAGCGAAG GTGCTAGAagttgaagaggaaggaaatgcgcCTATGTACTACGTTCATTACCTTGGATGGAACAACAGGTATGATGAGTGGATACGAAGGCCTTGCATTGCAGAGAATCTCACATGGTCACAGAATAGGGTTAGGAAGGGCAGAGCTGCAGCAACTAAGGagttgaaagagaagaaagagaaggaaaaggaagtcaaAGACACCAAGGACACAAAGGAagccaaaaaggaagaaaaggaacag GTCTCAACAGCCTCCTCACCAAAGACAAGTGCTACCAAGCGTGGTCGCCCCCCAGGTGGAATGCGAGAGCGGCGTGAAAGTGATCGTAGTGAGCGGAGTGACACTAGTGGCACAAGCAGTGTCTCAGGCCCTAGCACAAGAGCAGCGCGTGAGAGGCAGGTGCAGCAACCAGACAGTCCTTCACCCAGTGAGCAGAGGCGGCCACGCCGCattggaggaggaataggaggaggaggaagcacacTTG ATACGACAGAAAGTGATAGTGAGGAGTATGAATCTGATGCTGACACTGGCTCTGAAAAGTCCCGCACCAGATCAAGTACAGAAAAAGCTCCAGCCACGGCCTCTGTATCTGCTGTATCTACTCCTGTATCTGAACCTTCTGCTACTGTAAGTACAGTGTCTGAGAAGACTGTAAAAGAGACACCAGCAAAGGTGCAAGTGatagaagtaaaggaagagaaggtggagcagGAGCCATGTGGGAAGGATATTGATCTGAATGCCATTATATCTGAAATGAAGGGTTTGGATAAaccaataaagaaggaagaggaccgTGTTGTTGTGAAGGACACAGCTCCTAGAATACTATCCCCAGTGATGCAGACATCCTTCACCACACCTGAGAAAAAGACTCCTGAGTTGCAAGCCAAGAAAGTCCTAGAGATAACTCCTAAAAAAGCAATCCCTGAATCTCCAGGGAAGAACATCACCCAGGACCCCATGAAACTACTCTCTCCAAAACCTGAGTCTTTGGAGGATGATGTATATGAATTCAAAGAGCCAGAGCCTTTTGATTTTGGGGAAATTCGTGCTAGGAAAGACACACGAACGAAGGCAAGCATGGGGGCCTTAGCATCAGATGAAGCTGAGGCAGATACCAAGGTCAAGAAGAAGGGTCGACCAAGAAAGgatgcgaaggaaggagagggtgacaaGACAGAGTCTGACAGTGATACTGCCCCAAGCCCTCAAAAGAGAATAATGCTTCCCAGGGAGGCCAGAGAATCACCTGTCAAGTGGCCAATTAGTGATGTAAAGGAGGTGGCTCCCCAGCCAGAAGTCAGTACAACACCTGAGAAAAAAGAAGCAGTTGCAGTAACCACTATTATATCCCCTGTTCGTAAGGTCTTGATCAAGAGAGAGACACCAGTCAAGAGTGAACAGGCCACAATTCAGCCTACAGAGGTCAAGGTGAGTAAGCAAGAATCACCAAAGTGTCCATCACCAAAGCAGAATCAGCAGGAAATCCCTGCACCAAGTTTGCCAATGAAAGAACCAGTAAGAATCAATGTCACACAAATAAAAGCCAAGCCTGTGAATGCCAGCGACAGAGGCATAGCTATCCCCAAGCCAAGTGGACCTACATCTCACTTACTTGCTCAAGCTGTTATGCCTGTAATTGAATCTAAAGCTCTTGCTAAGCCTGTTCCTAAGCCAACATTTGACGCCAAAGTGGACAAACCTCCACCTGTTAAGAGTGAAGACAAAGTAGAGGCCAAGGTTATTCCTTTTTCCCAGAGACAGCAACATATATTCCCACATCTCCTGAACAGGCCAGAGACCAGTGATAAGGCAAAGGATGTTCCACAACGAATTACAGCTTCTGCCATCCAGTCACCACCAAGGGATTCTACACCAGTGCTGGAATCCACATCTTTAAGCCAGAGTGGGTCAGATGTGGAGAGAATCAAGAGGGAATCCTCAGTGGAAGAGACCATAGAAGCAGTCATCAAGCGAGCCCGACAAGACAAGCCAGAGtcaaaggaagatgatgataagtcGGAAGGGAAGGCAAGTCCAGACAAGAAACGTAGGACatcagggagaggaaagaaggtttTGAGCCGTGAGTTCCTCCCAGACACGTCAGAGGAATCAGACTCCGACGGTAGGCTGTCCAGacctgagacagagagaaggacacgAAGACCCAGACTGGTTGTAGATGGAGAGCATGCCATGATCAAGCGGGCACAGAGACTGGTGTCtgatacagaaaagaaaagtggccggagaagagaagcggaagcatgtgatgatgatgatgatgagggggatgatgagggagatgatgaggaagaggatgaggatgatgaggaagaggatgaggatgaagaaacagaaaaaggaataatCCCACCACCTGGAAGCCTAAGTAAAGTGAAACTCTCAAGAAGACTGGATGCTGAAGaccagaaggaaggggaagaggcagaggtggAAGGTATCCGCCACATCAGGAAGAAACCACGTGCCTCAGCATCAGCTACACCCAAAAGGTATGAGGAAGAGGGCCTGGGTGACCTCCTCTGTGAGGAAACTATCCCACCTGGTAGTCCCATGACCCATGATGCCATTACAGCAGAGGCTGAACTGCCCCAGCGGCCAGACATGAAGCATGAGATGCCTTTTGCCAGTGTACCCACTGGAAGCAGCTTTGGGAAGAGAGGGCCTGTGCAACCAGGGGGACCACAGCCACCTTCAAATCCAACACAGCCTCATGTGGCACAGTCACAGCCCTCCCCACAGCATCAGCAGATGCATCAGTTGCCCAAACAGCCACAGCCTCAACTTCCCCCACAGCAGAAGCATCAGATCTTAGTTCCTCAGCAGAAAATACAACTTCCCAAAACagtacaacagcagcagcaacagcaacaacaacagcaacagcagcagcaacagcagcagcaacagcagcaacagcaacaacaaaagcatgaGCAACTGCACCATAAGCAGCAGCAgccacaacagcagcagcagcaacagcaacagcaacagccaaagcagcaacagcagcagcaacagccaaagcagcaacagcagcagcaaccacAGCAACAGCCACAGCAGCCATCCCCATCACAGCCACATCCGCATCATCAGCCACATCTTCAtgcgcatcatcatcatccatctcaGTCTCAACTTCAGTCTCAATCTCAACCTCAGGCTCAACCTCaggctcttgctcttcctctcccacaactccatcagcagcagcaacagcagcagcaacaacagcaactgcATCACCATCAGCCACAACAGCAACATAAACCACAACAACCAAAGCAGCAGCAGTTGCACCCACAGCAAAGAACACTACAACAACAGCAGTTGCCTTTACAGCAGCAACAACCACCCCAGCAATCACCACAGCTTCAGCAGCTACAGCAAGTGCCACAGCAGTCACCACCACCTCAACATCACCAGCCACAGCTACCACATCAATCTCCTAAGCAGCAGCAACAGATGCCACAGGTACCACAACAACAGCAGTTGCAGCAGTCACCACAACAGTCTCCAACACAACCCCCCTCACAACCACTGCCCCCTGCACAGCAACTTCAAATCTCACACCAAGTACAGCCACACCAGCAACAGCCAAAACAAGTACAACACCAGCAGCAGTTGCAGCAGTCAAGACCATTGCAGCACCAGAAATCCCAGAGTCAGACGTTAGTCCAGCCATCAAACCAACCatctcagcagcagcagcagccagagCATGGTTTCCAGGTGTCACAAGCAGGCCAGCATCTGAACCAACAGAAGATTCAGCATCCACAGCACCAGAAGCAACAGCTGTATCCTGCAACTCAGTCTGATCATCAGCAGgtgcagcaccaacagcagcagcaggctTACCAGCGGTCTCACCTCCAGCAGCAGCAACACTCCCAGCAGCACCAACAGTTATCCCAGGACCAGCATCAGCACCCACCTCCCACTCAGCCACACCAGATAACCCCAAGACTTGGGCCAGGCATCAGCAGTGCAGTCATAAGCCCTAACCTTGCTGTTGTAGCAGCTGTGGCAGCTGCAGCGAGCCCAAGAAACTGTGGAGCTGCAGCAGGTGGATCCACAGCCTCACCCTCAGGTGGGACAGGTGCTACTAGTGCTCTGCCAGGGGCAGGAGCAGCAGCTGGAGCACAGGCACACTCATCGGCCCAGGCCACCATAGACAACACGCCACCTACGACGCCTGAAAGCATTATTTCAAACATTTCGGATTCAGTCAAAGG GGATAATGAGGTTTCAAAGCTGGATGAGTCCAGCAAGTCAGGAAGAGATTCATCAGAAGTAGAATTAGAAAGCCTAGCTGATAATAGTAAGATGGATCAGTTCTCTGAAG